A genome region from Stegostoma tigrinum isolate sSteTig4 chromosome 37, sSteTig4.hap1, whole genome shotgun sequence includes the following:
- the LOC125467416 gene encoding protein TBATA-like isoform X1, with protein sequence MTTATSEAVASKCKQDAEKASIKEIMEKLGQPVTDPFMNKDEHKTMDKLGTVPLNSLLRFSVDAERPQSKPKSSSRFGRLSYHSFFSRHNPHPHRVKHINGLNGNPVCAVNDDWYVNTPLSPHPLIKSQFPKTILGRLGLPISIYQCNPFDDRNIPKFAVEPLSEAWRDELREFTSRACLLAPNQPEEQKETEGRRTTQYSAQTGRIIPNSTPAVNRQTSQRSTRNDVRERSKHNALFQDQELLVLEMLCQLLQTDSFSAVQQWLLWAGQREKDFVLGMVQSALASSHPECQQKAECREGQEKQQTDYNPTTSSFKRSTLNRRKHIRYYLKKKPEVIEEEQPDHIGNAEVLQVHQSKSSAPLSNGKQGVSDLNRITDCE encoded by the exons ATGACTACAGCAACGAGTGAAGCTGTTGCATCCAAATGCAAGCAGGA TGCTGAGAAGGCATCAATAAAAGAAATAATGGAGAAATTAGGGCAACCAGTGACAGATCCATTCATGAACAAGGACGAGCATAAGACGATGGACAAATTGGGCACTGTGCCTCTTAATTCCCTCCTCCGCTTCAGTGTTGATGCCGAAAGGCCACAGTCCAAACCAAAGAGCAGTTCACGTTTTGGAAGGCTCAGTTACCATTCCTTTTTCTCCCGGCATAACCCACATCCTCACCGAGTAAAACACATCAATG GTCTGAATGGAAATCCTGTTTGTGCAGTCAATGATGATTGGTACGTTAACACTCCACTCTCTCCTCATCCGTTGATAAAGAGTCAGTTTCCAAAGACAATCCTAGGAAGGCTTGGATTACCTATCAGTATCTATCAATGTAATCCATTTGATGACAGAAATATCCCAAAGTTTGCTGTAG aaccattGTCTGAAGCTTGGCGCGATGAACTGCGGGAGTTCACCTCCAGAGCCTGTCTCCTGGCGCCTAACCAGCCTGAAGAACAGAAGGAG ACAGAAGGAAGGAGAACAACTCAATATTCTGCACAGACAGGTCGGATAATCCCAAACTCGACTCCTGCTGTGAACCGTCAGACTTCTCAACGATCCACCAGGAATGATGTCCGGGAGAGAAGTAAACACAATGCACTCTTCCAAGACCAAGAGTTACTG GTCTTGGAAATGCTCTGCCAACTTCTACAGACTGACTCATTCTCAGCGGTTCAGCAATGGCTGCTCTGGGCAGGCCAAAGAG AGAAAGATTTTGTACTGGGAATGGTTCAGTCAGCTCTAGCAAGCAGTCACCCTGAATGCCAACAAAAAGCTGAATGTCGAGAAGGCCAAGAGAAACAGCAAACTGATTACAATCCTACAACCTCAAGCTTTAAAAGGTCCACTTTGAACAGGAGAAAACATATCAG gtaTTACCTCAAAAAGAAGCCAGAAGTAATTGAAGAGGAGCAGCCAG